AGCGGATTCAGGAGATACGCTTTCTTTTGAAAAGGTCTTCGAGGAAAAGCAGTGAGCTGTCGGATTCGGTTTAATCGCAAGGCCGCCAAGGACATCCACCGATGATCGATAAACAAGACTTGACCGAGTTCACACATATGTTATCTTTTGCCCCGTGAGAAGAATCCATTTCTACAACACGGCATCTGGGCGTTGCCCAGTGCAGGAACATTTGGACACGCTACCGGATAAAACCGTCGCCAAGGTTGCGTGGGTTCTGCGTGCGGTGCGTGATCTGGATCGAGTTCCGGCAAACTACCTGAAGAAGCTGGTCAACACGAACGACATTTGGGAAATCCGTGTCGACGTTGGTGGTAATACGTTTCGGCTGCTCGGTTTTTTCGATGGGCGGGAGTTGATCGTATTGACCAATTCGTTTCAGAAGCAGACCCAGAAGACACCGCAAGGCGAGATTCAGCTCGCGGAAAAAAGAATGTCAGACTATCTGAACCGGAGGAAGAAGCATGGATGATCTGGAAAAATATATTGAAGAACGCAAGAATCGTTCCGTGGAATTCGCCGACGGCTTTGAGATCGGGTATGAGCAGTTCAAGATCGGCATGCTTCTACGCGCTGCACGCGAGGAAGCCGGCCTGACCCAGGACGAGCTTGCTGAACGCCTTCATACCAAAAAATCGGCAATATCCAGAATTGAAAACCACGCGGAAGACATCAGGCTTTCTACGCTTGGGAAATTCGCCGAGGCCATCGGGAAACGTCTCACCTTAAAAATCGCATGAGCGAACAGTGCCGCCTGGAGTTATGAGTAGCTACGCCAAATGACGCGGGGGATGCTTGATGAAGGTTTCGTCGCGCAGATCCTGGAACGCCCGGTCCAGTTCCTGCCTGGTGTTCATGACGATGGGGCCGCGCCAGGCAATGGGTTCGTTCAGGGGCCTGCCGGTCAGAAGGAGCATCCGCAAGGGGGCTTCACCGGCGACCACCGCCAATTCGTCCCCGTCGCCGAACAGCACCACCTGTCGGTTAGCCACGTCCGTCCCGTTCACCGTGCCCGCTCCGCCGATCACGTAGATGAAGGCCGTGAAGCCGCGCCGGGTGGGATGGATGAATTCCGTGTTCGGCGGGATGGTGCAGTCCAGGTATTCCGGGGCCACCACCACG
The nucleotide sequence above comes from Desulfonatronum sp. SC1. Encoded proteins:
- a CDS encoding type II toxin-antitoxin system RelE/ParE family toxin, with product MQEHLDTLPDKTVAKVAWVLRAVRDLDRVPANYLKKLVNTNDIWEIRVDVGGNTFRLLGFFDGRELIVLTNSFQKQTQKTPQGEIQLAEKRMSDYLNRRKKHG
- a CDS encoding helix-turn-helix domain-containing protein codes for the protein MDDLEKYIEERKNRSVEFADGFEIGYEQFKIGMLLRAAREEAGLTQDELAERLHTKKSAISRIENHAEDIRLSTLGKFAEAIGKRLTLKIA